A genomic region of bacterium contains the following coding sequences:
- a CDS encoding S-(hydroxymethyl)mycothiol dehydrogenase: protein MPRTVQGVVSKAVGEPVTLEEIVIPDPGPGEAVVRIQACGVCHTDLHYREGGINNDFPFFLGHEAAGVVEEVGAGVTEVEPGDFVILNWRAVCGQCRSCLRGRPNICFSTHNASQKMSLADGTELSAALGIGAFADATLVAAGQCTKVDPAASPVAAGLLGCGVMAGIGAAINTGGVGAGDSVAVFGCGGVGDGAIAGAKLAGATTIIGVDIDDRKLEWATEFGATHTINSNDEDPVHAIKALTGGNGVDVAIEAIGLPHVYQQAFKARDLAGTVVLVGVPAPDMTLELPFIEVFGRGGALKSSWYGDCLPSKDFPMLIDLYLQGRLDLDRFVSETIGVGDVEEAFHKMERGEVLRSVVVF, encoded by the coding sequence ATGCCACGGACCGTGCAGGGTGTGGTATCGAAGGCAGTCGGCGAGCCGGTGACCCTCGAGGAGATCGTCATACCGGATCCCGGTCCCGGTGAGGCCGTGGTCCGCATCCAGGCTTGCGGGGTCTGCCACACGGACCTCCACTACCGCGAAGGAGGCATCAACAACGACTTCCCCTTCTTCCTCGGCCACGAGGCGGCCGGGGTGGTCGAGGAAGTGGGTGCCGGGGTGACCGAGGTGGAGCCCGGTGACTTCGTCATCCTGAACTGGCGGGCGGTATGCGGCCAGTGCCGGTCGTGCCTGAGGGGTCGGCCCAACATTTGTTTCAGCACCCACAATGCTTCCCAGAAGATGAGCCTCGCCGACGGCACGGAGTTGTCGGCTGCCCTCGGCATCGGCGCGTTCGCGGATGCCACCCTCGTGGCGGCCGGCCAATGCACCAAGGTGGATCCCGCCGCCTCGCCGGTGGCGGCCGGCCTGCTCGGTTGCGGGGTCATGGCCGGCATCGGCGCCGCGATCAACACCGGCGGCGTGGGCGCGGGCGACAGCGTGGCGGTGTTCGGCTGCGGAGGCGTGGGCGACGGCGCCATCGCCGGGGCCAAGCTGGCCGGAGCCACCACCATCATCGGGGTGGACATCGACGACCGGAAGCTCGAATGGGCGACAGAGTTCGGGGCCACCCACACCATCAACTCCAACGACGAGGACCCGGTCCATGCCATCAAGGCTCTGACCGGAGGCAACGGGGTCGACGTCGCCATCGAGGCGATCGGCCTACCACACGTCTACCAGCAGGCCTTCAAGGCCCGTGATCTAGCCGGCACCGTGGTGCTCGTGGGGGTGCCCGCCCCTGACATGACCCTCGAGTTGCCGTTCATCGAGGTGTTCGGCCGCGGAGGCGCCCTGAAGTCGAGTTGGTACGGGGACTGCCTTCCCTCCAAGGACTTCCCCATGCTGATCGACCTGTACCTCCAGGGCCGTCTCGACCTGGACCGGTTCGTCTCCGAGACGATCGGCGTGGGAGACGTCGAGGAGGCCTTCCACAAGATGGAGCGCGGCGAGGTTCTTCGCTCGGTCGTGGTGTTCTGA
- a CDS encoding gamma carbonic anhydrase family protein, which translates to MSRVDQTHGEPEGPVVLGSPSIHPDSFVAPGVHIYGNAVIEARAVVMFGVVIRAELDRVVVGEGSNLQDNVVVHCDPGFPCVVGRDTTVGHAAVLHSVRVGDHCLVGIGSMALTGSELGEGAWLASGAVLPEGRVIPPWTLAMGIPAKPVRRLTDDEIERQRSGVATYQQFLEAYKPLLG; encoded by the coding sequence GTGTCCCGGGTCGATCAAACCCACGGGGAGCCCGAGGGACCGGTGGTCCTGGGATCCCCCTCCATCCATCCCGACTCCTTCGTGGCGCCGGGCGTTCACATCTACGGCAACGCCGTGATCGAAGCCCGCGCCGTGGTCATGTTCGGGGTGGTTATCCGCGCCGAACTGGACCGGGTGGTGGTGGGGGAGGGATCAAACCTCCAGGACAATGTGGTGGTGCATTGCGACCCCGGCTTCCCGTGTGTGGTCGGCAGGGACACCACGGTGGGACACGCCGCGGTGCTGCACAGCGTGAGGGTCGGAGACCATTGCCTGGTCGGGATCGGCTCTATGGCACTCACCGGCTCCGAGCTGGGTGAGGGCGCCTGGCTCGCGTCCGGGGCGGTGCTGCCGGAGGGACGGGTCATCCCGCCCTGGACCCTCGCCATGGGTATCCCGGCCAAGCCGGTGAGGCGGCTGACCGATGACGAGATCGAGCGGCAGAGATCGGGAGTCGCCACATACCAGCAGTTCCTGGAGGCCTACAAGCCCTTGCTGGGATGA
- the tpiA gene encoding triose-phosphate isomerase → MGPVARKPLMVANWKMHGTYFEAMQWVQALSYQLGPADYDRVDVGVAPSFTSLRSVQTVVQMDDLPIRIVAQNVHWAKEGAHTGEVSVRMLAKLAVSYVIVGHSERRRDFGEDDRMVNRKARVALSEGVVPIVAVGETLDEREAGCAEETVGRQVSGALARIPSDQVARLVVAYEPVWAIGTGRHARPSVAQEMISHIRSRIRSRHGDAADQVRIIYGGSINPGNVAALMAKRDIDGGLIGGASLDPGTLAACVRYWT, encoded by the coding sequence ATGGGCCCGGTAGCGCGCAAGCCCCTGATGGTGGCCAACTGGAAGATGCACGGGACCTACTTCGAGGCGATGCAGTGGGTACAGGCTCTGAGCTACCAGCTCGGTCCGGCCGACTACGACCGGGTCGACGTCGGGGTTGCGCCTTCCTTCACCTCGCTCCGCTCGGTCCAGACGGTGGTCCAGATGGACGACCTACCGATCCGCATCGTGGCGCAGAACGTGCATTGGGCAAAGGAAGGCGCCCACACCGGCGAGGTATCGGTCCGCATGCTGGCCAAGCTGGCCGTCAGCTACGTCATAGTGGGCCATTCGGAGCGCCGCCGGGACTTCGGCGAGGACGACCGTATGGTCAACAGGAAGGCTCGGGTGGCGCTGTCGGAGGGAGTCGTGCCGATCGTTGCGGTAGGGGAGACCCTGGACGAACGTGAAGCCGGTTGCGCCGAGGAGACGGTAGGCCGGCAGGTCTCGGGCGCCCTCGCCAGGATACCGTCCGATCAGGTAGCGCGGCTGGTGGTTGCGTACGAACCGGTATGGGCCATCGGCACCGGCCGGCACGCCCGGCCATCCGTTGCCCAAGAGATGATCTCGCACATAAGGAGCCGCATTCGATCACGGCACGGGGATGCAGCCGATCAGGTGCGGATCATCTACGGCGGGTCGATCAACCCGGGTAACGTGGCCGCGCTCATGGCCAAGCGGGACATAGACGGCGGCCTGATCGGGGGGGCATCTCTCGACCCGGGGACGCTGGCGGCCTGCGTGAGGTACTGGACTTGA
- a CDS encoding four helix bundle protein, which yields MAIVTITGGYQDLEVWQKSLELAEMVYRLSAREFLQFLGIASGSLAETETFLILASRLGMADNEHVQDVLVCADEVGRMLSGLKRALRLTPTTNSKLETNN from the coding sequence ATGGCTATAGTAACCATCACGGGCGGCTATCAGGATTTGGAGGTCTGGCAGAAATCCCTCGAGTTGGCCGAGATGGTCTATCGGCTCTCCGCCAGGGAGTTCCTCCAGTTTCTGGGAATCGCGAGCGGCTCGCTGGCAGAGACAGAGACGTTTCTGATCTTGGCTAGCCGGCTGGGCATGGCCGACAACGAGCACGTTCAGGATGTTCTGGTTTGTGCCGACGAGGTTGGTAGGATGCTCAGCGGGCTCAAGCGGGCGCTTCGCTTGACGCCCACCACCAACTCGAAACTAGAAACTAACAACTAG
- a CDS encoding MBL fold metallo-hydrolase, with protein sequence MPIELVTTDGLFRLDGGEWEVTNNIWLIGDDREVLVIDAGHDHAPIVEAVAGRRVSSIVATHGHNDHINSAVALRDRVDAPILLHPDDRMLWDMVYAEEVPDRDLAHGATLRVAGHELDVIHTPGHSPGSCCFLDNRSGLMFSGDTLFKGGPGATGRSFSDRPTILRSIRDMLLVLPDETVVHTGHGDSTTIGAERAGVLDRIARLGLD encoded by the coding sequence ATGCCGATCGAACTGGTAACGACCGACGGGCTGTTCCGCCTCGACGGCGGGGAGTGGGAGGTCACCAACAACATCTGGCTGATCGGGGACGATCGGGAGGTGCTGGTGATCGACGCCGGCCATGACCACGCCCCGATCGTGGAGGCGGTGGCGGGACGGCGGGTGTCCTCCATCGTGGCAACTCACGGCCACAACGACCACATCAACTCGGCGGTCGCCCTGCGCGATCGCGTGGACGCTCCCATCCTGCTCCACCCCGACGACCGGATGCTTTGGGATATGGTGTACGCCGAAGAGGTCCCGGACCGTGACCTGGCGCACGGCGCCACGCTGCGGGTGGCCGGACACGAGTTGGATGTGATCCACACCCCCGGACACTCACCGGGCTCGTGCTGCTTCCTGGACAACAGGAGCGGGCTGATGTTCTCGGGTGACACCCTGTTCAAAGGGGGCCCGGGCGCTACCGGGCGGAGCTTCAGTGACCGGCCCACCATCCTCCGGAGCATCCGCGACATGCTGCTGGTCCTCCCGGACGAGACGGTCGTCCACACCGGCCATGGCGACAGCACCACCATCGGTGCGGAACGGGCCGGGGTACTTGACCGGATCGCCCGCCTGGGCCTCGACTGA
- the gpmA gene encoding 2,3-diphosphoglycerate-dependent phosphoglycerate mutase, whose protein sequence is MSRPNELVLVRHGESTWNLENRFSGWTDVPLTVGGEEEAVSAGVLMAEEGLSFDIVHTSLLRRAINTANIALDRMDLHWLPVRRSWRLNERHYGGLQGLNKKETAALHGADQVFQWRRSYGVPPPALERDDPRHPRFDRRYRDVATGELPVSECLADVVARAVPYWEAGILPDLSAGRRVLVVAHGNSIRALLKYLKGIGEEEITRLNIPTGIPLVVELDDDLEYAGDRYLGDPGVAEAAAAAVAAQAG, encoded by the coding sequence ATGAGCCGACCGAATGAGCTGGTCCTGGTTCGACATGGTGAGAGCACCTGGAATCTCGAGAATCGCTTCTCGGGCTGGACCGACGTACCGCTCACCGTTGGCGGGGAGGAGGAAGCGGTGTCCGCCGGCGTGCTGATGGCGGAGGAAGGCCTGTCCTTCGACATCGTCCACACCTCGCTGCTGCGACGGGCCATCAACACCGCCAACATCGCCCTCGACCGTATGGACCTGCACTGGTTGCCCGTCAGGCGGAGTTGGCGGCTCAACGAGCGTCACTACGGCGGCTTGCAGGGTCTGAACAAGAAGGAGACCGCCGCCCTGCATGGCGCGGATCAGGTCTTCCAATGGAGGCGGAGCTATGGGGTGCCGCCCCCGGCCCTGGAGAGGGACGATCCGCGCCATCCCCGCTTCGACAGGAGGTACCGGGACGTGGCCACCGGGGAACTCCCTGTCTCCGAATGCCTGGCCGATGTGGTCGCCCGCGCGGTTCCCTACTGGGAGGCGGGGATCCTGCCCGACCTGTCCGCGGGACGCCGCGTCCTGGTCGTGGCCCACGGCAACAGCATCCGCGCCCTGCTCAAGTACTTGAAAGGGATCGGCGAAGAGGAGATCACCCGCCTGAACATCCCCACCGGGATCCCCCTGGTCGTGGAACTGGACGACGACCTGGAGTATGCCGGAGACCGGTACCTAGGCGATCCGGGAGTAGCGGAGGCCGCTGCTGCCGCAGTTGCCGCACAGGCCGGCTAG
- the rapZ gene encoding RNase adapter RapZ, whose protein sequence is MVEPDAPVSSTTGPGSRLLVLTGLSGAGRSTGAKVLEDLGFYVIDNLPPFLLRQVLELNDLRASGRHLAVVLDSRGGFPLTELETHIQELEQAGIGMTLVFLDADDDVLIRRYEEHRRPHPLGLATLADAIAAEREMMVDLRLRADMYINTSETNVHQLREWFGSHLSALVDEHAMRLAVTSFGFKNGTPRDNDLMFDVRFLPNPHWTPGLRLLTGRDEAVRSFVLGTDDARGFLERIRDLLSFLIPRYQEEGKSYVSIGIGCTGGRHRSVAIAEELGEWLGDQGYHATIRHRDVEQ, encoded by the coding sequence ATGGTTGAGCCCGACGCCCCGGTATCTTCCACGACGGGCCCCGGTTCCCGGTTGCTCGTGCTGACCGGGCTCTCCGGCGCCGGCCGCTCCACCGGCGCCAAAGTCCTCGAAGACCTGGGCTTCTACGTGATCGACAACCTGCCCCCGTTCCTTCTCCGCCAGGTTCTCGAACTGAACGACCTGCGCGCGAGCGGGCGGCACCTGGCGGTGGTCCTGGACAGCCGCGGCGGCTTCCCTCTCACGGAACTCGAGACCCACATCCAGGAGTTGGAGCAGGCCGGTATCGGCATGACGCTGGTCTTTCTGGACGCCGACGACGACGTCCTGATACGCCGCTACGAGGAGCACCGCCGGCCCCACCCCCTCGGACTGGCGACCCTGGCCGACGCGATCGCCGCCGAGCGCGAGATGATGGTCGACCTCCGGCTCCGGGCCGACATGTACATCAACACCAGCGAGACGAACGTCCATCAGCTTCGCGAGTGGTTCGGGAGCCACCTCTCGGCGCTGGTGGATGAGCACGCCATGCGCCTGGCGGTCACCTCGTTCGGCTTCAAGAACGGTACGCCCCGCGACAATGACCTGATGTTCGACGTGCGTTTCCTCCCGAATCCTCATTGGACGCCCGGGCTTCGCCTCCTTACCGGCCGGGATGAGGCGGTTCGTTCCTTCGTGCTCGGCACGGACGACGCTCGTGGCTTCCTGGAGCGGATCCGCGACCTCCTCTCGTTCCTGATCCCCCGTTACCAGGAGGAGGGCAAGTCCTACGTGAGCATCGGGATCGGCTGCACGGGAGGGCGGCACCGCTCCGTGGCCATCGCCGAGGAGCTGGGGGAGTGGCTGGGGGACCAGGGTTATCACGCCACCATCCGGCATCGGGATGTAGAGCAGTAG
- the secG gene encoding preprotein translocase subunit SecG, whose product MTVAIAIITVLHLIVAVALVFLILLHAGKGGLGDMFGGGMQAGGMGGSTLAERNLDRMTVFVAVLFAATTVSLAILLGR is encoded by the coding sequence ATGACTGTTGCGATCGCCATCATCACCGTCCTTCATCTCATCGTGGCGGTTGCCCTGGTCTTCCTGATCCTGCTTCATGCCGGCAAGGGTGGGCTTGGCGACATGTTCGGCGGCGGGATGCAGGCAGGCGGGATGGGCGGATCGACGCTCGCCGAGCGGAACCTGGATCGCATGACCGTCTTCGTGGCGGTCCTGTTCGCGGCCACGACCGTCAGCCTGGCGATCCTTCTCGGCCGCTGA
- the uvrC gene encoding excinuclease ABC subunit UvrC: MNRPLPAEIPDAPGAYLFRDRHGRVNYVGKANSLRKRVSTYFTGDLPPRTQAMIEASDGVEWIMVDSEVAALFLEFSLIKEHRPRFNIRLRDDKSYPYLAITRSDLWPRARVVRGAKRKGVQYFGPFAHAYAIRNTLDLLLKSLPIRTCSDTVFRRHELKGRPCIEYEIDRCSAPCVGYVDPDTYTGYVNGLEQVLSGSADDLIERIEARMREASDRLEFESAARLRDQAQDVRRAVARQEVVTDRREDFDLIAMDETDLETSVQVLKVRNGRIVGRLGSIIDKVEDVTPSQVTATVLRDLYDESSPPPRLILVEALPPDDEPWSDLLSQRRGTRVTLRSPKRGAKRRLLETAKTNAAEALLRHRLRRQSDHNARARDLRSLQTALVLPEPPLRIEAYDISTIQGRHTVASMVVLEDGLPRRSDYRRFRIRTVTGQDDFSSMEEVVRRRFTAYLADLEKPVSERGKFAYPPSLVLIDGGPGQIARAVEVLARLDLDIPVAGLAKRMEEVYVPGQVDPIVIPRDQPALHLLQRVRDEAHRFALMYHRQLRGKRMIDSILDDVDGVGPARKKALVRTFGSVKKMREASVSQLAEVVPLRVAENLYATLHG, translated from the coding sequence GTGAACCGTCCCCTGCCGGCCGAGATTCCTGACGCGCCCGGCGCCTACCTGTTCCGTGATCGGCATGGCCGGGTCAACTACGTGGGCAAGGCCAACTCTCTCCGCAAGCGGGTCTCCACCTACTTCACCGGAGATCTGCCTCCCCGGACCCAGGCCATGATCGAGGCGTCCGACGGCGTGGAATGGATCATGGTCGACAGTGAGGTGGCTGCCCTGTTCCTGGAGTTCTCACTGATCAAGGAGCACCGCCCCCGCTTCAACATCCGGCTGCGAGACGACAAGAGCTACCCCTACCTGGCCATAACCCGGTCCGACCTGTGGCCTCGCGCCCGGGTTGTACGGGGCGCCAAGCGCAAGGGTGTCCAGTACTTCGGGCCCTTCGCCCATGCCTATGCCATCCGCAACACCCTGGACCTGCTGCTCAAGTCGCTTCCGATCCGCACCTGCTCCGATACGGTGTTCCGGCGCCACGAGCTCAAGGGCAGGCCATGCATCGAGTACGAGATCGATCGCTGCTCGGCGCCCTGCGTGGGCTATGTCGACCCGGATACGTACACCGGGTACGTGAACGGCCTGGAGCAGGTCCTATCGGGCAGCGCCGACGACCTGATCGAACGCATAGAAGCCCGGATGCGCGAAGCGTCGGACAGACTCGAGTTCGAGAGCGCCGCCCGCCTGCGCGACCAGGCTCAGGATGTGAGGCGCGCCGTGGCCCGCCAGGAGGTGGTCACCGACCGGCGCGAGGACTTCGACCTGATCGCCATGGACGAGACCGACCTCGAGACCTCGGTTCAGGTGCTCAAGGTGCGCAACGGCCGCATAGTGGGACGGCTGGGCTCGATCATCGACAAGGTCGAGGACGTGACGCCCTCCCAGGTCACCGCCACCGTCCTCCGGGATCTCTACGACGAGTCCTCGCCACCGCCCCGTCTCATCCTGGTGGAGGCCCTGCCACCGGACGATGAGCCGTGGTCGGATCTCCTGTCACAGCGGCGCGGCACTCGGGTGACACTCCGGTCTCCCAAGCGGGGCGCCAAGCGCCGCCTGCTGGAGACCGCCAAGACCAACGCTGCCGAGGCTCTCCTGCGGCATAGGCTGAGACGCCAGTCGGACCACAACGCCCGGGCCCGCGACCTGCGCAGCCTCCAGACCGCGTTGGTGCTTCCGGAGCCGCCACTCCGCATCGAGGCCTACGACATCTCGACGATCCAGGGGCGCCATACCGTGGCGTCGATGGTGGTTCTGGAGGACGGACTTCCCCGGCGGTCCGACTACCGGAGGTTCCGGATCCGGACCGTGACCGGGCAGGATGACTTCTCCTCCATGGAGGAGGTCGTCCGCCGGCGCTTCACCGCCTATCTTGCAGACCTCGAAAAACCCGTATCGGAACGGGGCAAGTTCGCCTACCCGCCCTCCCTGGTCCTGATCGACGGGGGGCCCGGGCAGATCGCCAGGGCGGTCGAAGTCCTCGCCCGGCTCGATCTCGACATACCGGTGGCAGGACTGGCGAAGCGCATGGAGGAGGTCTACGTCCCGGGTCAGGTCGATCCGATCGTCATCCCGAGGGACCAGCCCGCGCTCCACCTGCTCCAACGGGTCCGTGACGAGGCCCATCGGTTCGCTCTCATGTACCACCGCCAGCTCCGCGGGAAGCGGATGATCGACTCCATACTCGACGACGTGGACGGGGTCGGACCCGCTCGCAAGAAGGCACTCGTCAGGACGTTCGGCTCGGTGAAGAAGATGCGGGAGGCCAGCGTGAGCCAGCTGGCCGAGGTGGTGCCGCTGCGTGTCGCCGAGAACCTCTACGCTACCCTCCATGGTTGA
- a CDS encoding phosphoglycerate kinase: protein MTVADLPVSERRVLLRSDLNVPLRDGRVADDFRLRAALPAIGRLRDAGAVVILCSHLGRPRGRVVDGMRMAPVAVALSELGGFPVVHASDSVGEDARRLIGEARPGDVVLLENTRFHPGETTNDPDYASELAEWADVFVLDAFGSAHRAHASTTGVSSLLRSAAGPLLERELAVFSTLMDNPPQPFTVVLGGAKISDKLPLIRALLPKVDAMLVGGGMCFSFLAVEGYEVGNSLVEPDYFDSLNELLSTPEADRLVLPSDIVTADRFAEEAGATAVGMSSIEEGTWGLDIGPATAEQFAEVIGGSGSVFWNGPMGVFEWEAFRSGTATVADAMARSSAFRVAGGGDSVAALRMLGFQAGLDHLSTGGGAGLELLEGKTLPGVKGLERWAR, encoded by the coding sequence TTGACCGTCGCGGATCTTCCGGTGTCCGAGCGCCGTGTGCTGCTCCGGTCCGACCTGAACGTTCCCCTGCGAGACGGGCGGGTGGCTGATGACTTTCGTCTCCGGGCGGCGCTCCCCGCCATAGGCCGGCTAAGAGACGCCGGCGCGGTGGTCATCCTATGCAGCCATCTGGGACGGCCCCGGGGCCGCGTGGTGGACGGGATGCGGATGGCCCCCGTGGCCGTGGCACTGTCCGAGCTGGGTGGATTCCCGGTTGTCCACGCCTCCGACTCGGTCGGCGAGGACGCCCGCCGCCTGATCGGAGAGGCCCGTCCGGGCGACGTGGTGCTGCTCGAGAATACCCGTTTCCATCCCGGCGAGACCACCAATGACCCCGATTACGCGTCGGAGTTGGCCGAGTGGGCCGACGTCTTCGTGCTGGACGCGTTCGGTTCGGCCCACCGGGCCCATGCCTCCACCACCGGGGTGTCCTCCCTGCTCAGATCGGCGGCAGGGCCGCTGCTAGAACGCGAGCTTGCCGTGTTCAGCACCCTCATGGACAACCCGCCCCAACCGTTCACGGTGGTGCTGGGGGGCGCCAAGATCTCGGACAAGCTTCCGCTGATCCGGGCGCTGCTACCCAAGGTGGACGCCATGCTCGTCGGTGGCGGCATGTGCTTCAGCTTCCTGGCCGTCGAGGGCTACGAGGTCGGCAACTCGCTGGTCGAGCCGGACTATTTCGACTCCCTGAACGAGCTCCTGAGCACCCCGGAGGCAGACAGGCTGGTCCTTCCCTCGGACATAGTCACCGCCGATCGGTTCGCTGAGGAGGCCGGCGCCACCGCGGTGGGTATGAGTTCCATCGAGGAGGGCACCTGGGGTCTTGACATCGGCCCCGCCACCGCCGAACAGTTCGCCGAGGTCATCGGCGGGTCGGGATCGGTTTTCTGGAACGGCCCCATGGGGGTGTTCGAGTGGGAGGCGTTCCGGTCGGGGACTGCGACGGTGGCGGACGCGATGGCCCGATCCAGTGCCTTCCGGGTAGCCGGCGGCGGCGATTCCGTGGCCGCACTGCGAATGCTCGGGTTTCAGGCCGGCCTCGATCACCTATCGACAGGCGGCGGGGCCGGGCTCGAGTTGCTGGAAGGCAAGACCCTGCCGGGGGTGAAGGGCCTGGAACGATGGGCCCGGTAG
- a CDS encoding DUF3179 domain-containing (seleno)protein, which yields MNPGRRRALLIGLVLLAGLALLVAIRSAGPPSRQAETVEVAEPVEATSTTGLTASTTASGRDQPTGEAPEAAPEQVSAATTALPAESTDEPAATTAEDAVAVDVEADLQAVLDSLTTGLDTDAIVRLGRSGDLRVAWVIADLMRFIHPEASGLQYAFTQLTGVDLGPNPWRDATNQLMAWDTPAPPGFGAWKGGLYTLVELGWAPFFADEDSLIDWRHVTWGGVLIDDRPLNTTHLPCPRGCIPALNDPLLVPASEGDYYPDEAYVFAVTVNGEAVAFPKNIMEVHEMVNITIGGRRLGIPYCTLCGSAQAYFTDVVPDSVRDRLGDAGTFELRTSGLLTRSNKMMYEYHTRSMFDTFTGQAVSGPLREAGVRLPQTTMVTSRWGEWKAANPHTLIVAEDGGIGRSYPDDPLRGRDDHGPIFPIGDWDDRLPVHEKVLGVLSEVGTEPIVVAFSVVDAHATLDRGGSVEHSGIVVTKDGGGLRALGPDGVEIPAHESFWFAWSQFHPGTELWTPSGA from the coding sequence ATGAATCCCGGACGCCGCCGGGCGCTTCTGATCGGTCTGGTGTTACTGGCGGGGCTCGCCCTGCTGGTCGCCATCCGATCCGCGGGACCGCCGAGCCGGCAGGCCGAAACGGTCGAGGTCGCCGAGCCTGTCGAGGCCACCAGCACGACCGGCCTGACGGCATCCACGACCGCGTCCGGCCGTGACCAACCGACCGGCGAGGCTCCGGAGGCGGCGCCCGAGCAGGTCTCCGCCGCAACCACGGCGCTGCCGGCCGAATCAACGGATGAACCGGCGGCCACTACAGCAGAGGACGCCGTGGCGGTGGACGTAGAAGCCGATCTCCAAGCGGTACTCGACTCGTTGACCACCGGGCTGGACACCGATGCCATCGTCCGCCTCGGCCGGTCCGGTGATCTGCGCGTCGCCTGGGTCATCGCGGATCTCATGCGCTTCATCCATCCCGAGGCTTCGGGCCTCCAGTACGCGTTCACCCAACTGACGGGCGTGGACCTCGGCCCGAACCCGTGGCGCGACGCCACCAACCAGTTGATGGCATGGGACACCCCGGCGCCACCAGGGTTCGGCGCGTGGAAGGGCGGGTTGTACACCTTGGTCGAGTTGGGATGGGCGCCCTTCTTCGCCGACGAGGACTCACTCATCGATTGGCGTCACGTCACGTGGGGCGGGGTGCTGATCGACGATCGCCCACTCAACACGACGCACCTGCCGTGCCCCAGGGGCTGCATCCCGGCGCTCAACGATCCCCTACTGGTACCCGCCTCCGAGGGCGACTACTACCCCGACGAGGCATACGTGTTCGCGGTGACCGTCAACGGGGAGGCGGTGGCGTTCCCCAAGAACATCATGGAAGTTCACGAGATGGTCAACATCACCATCGGGGGAAGGCGATTGGGTATTCCGTACTGCACCCTGTGCGGCTCCGCCCAGGCCTACTTCACGGACGTGGTGCCCGACTCGGTCCGCGACCGGCTCGGCGACGCCGGGACGTTCGAGCTCCGCACGTCCGGGCTCCTTACACGTTCCAACAAGATGATGTACGAGTACCACACGCGTTCCATGTTCGACACCTTCACCGGCCAGGCCGTGAGCGGTCCTCTCCGGGAGGCGGGCGTCCGGTTGCCCCAGACCACGATGGTGACCTCGCGGTGGGGCGAGTGGAAGGCGGCCAATCCGCACACTCTCATCGTGGCGGAGGACGGTGGGATAGGCCGGTCCTACCCGGACGATCCCCTGCGGGGTCGGGACGACCACGGTCCCATCTTCCCGATAGGGGACTGGGACGACCGCCTGCCGGTCCACGAGAAGGTACTGGGTGTGCTTTCCGAGGTAGGAACGGAGCCGATCGTGGTGGCGTTTTCCGTCGTTGATGCCCATGCGACGCTGGACCGCGGAGGGTCGGTGGAGCACTCCGGGATCGTTGTGACCAAGGACGGGGGCGGCCTGCGGGCCCTGGGACCGGACGGAGTCGAGATACCCGCCCACGAGTCCTTCTGGTTCGCGTGGAGCCAGTTCCATCCCGGAACCGAACTCTGGACACCATCTGGGGCGTAG